In the Micromonospora narathiwatensis genome, one interval contains:
- a CDS encoding acyl-CoA dehydrogenase family protein: protein MARLAQTPGLTDVQRSILETVREFADKEIIPHAQRLEHADEYPADILDGMREMGLFGLTIAEEHGGLGESLLTYALVVEELSRGWMSISGIVNTHFIVAYLISQHGSAEQRARLLPRMATGEVRGAFSMSEPECGSDVSAIKSKAVRDGDTFVLNGQKMWLTNGAYSSVVATLVKTDTGADSVYGNMSTFLLEKQPGFGETAPGLTIPGKIEKMGYKGVETTEMVLDGVTVPASAVLGGEEKVGRGFYQMMDGIEVGRVNVAARACGISIRAFELAVAYAQQRRTFGQPLAKHQAVAFKLAEMGTKIEAAHALMVNAARLKDAGQRNDVEAGMAKLLASEYCAEVVQEAFRIHGGYGYSKEYEIERLMREAPFLLIGEGTSEIQKTIISRGLLKQYKL from the coding sequence ATGGCCCGACTCGCCCAGACGCCCGGCCTGACCGACGTGCAGCGGTCGATCCTGGAGACCGTCCGGGAGTTCGCCGACAAGGAGATCATCCCGCACGCCCAGCGGCTGGAGCACGCCGACGAGTACCCCGCCGACATCCTCGACGGGATGCGCGAGATGGGCCTCTTCGGCCTCACCATCGCCGAGGAGCACGGCGGCCTCGGCGAGTCCCTGCTCACCTACGCCCTGGTGGTCGAGGAACTGTCCCGGGGCTGGATGTCGATCTCCGGCATCGTCAACACCCACTTCATCGTGGCGTACCTGATCTCCCAGCACGGCTCGGCGGAGCAGCGGGCCCGGCTGCTGCCGAGGATGGCCACCGGCGAGGTGCGCGGCGCTTTCTCCATGTCGGAACCGGAGTGCGGCTCCGACGTGTCGGCGATCAAATCGAAGGCGGTCCGCGACGGCGACACCTTTGTGCTGAACGGCCAGAAGATGTGGCTGACCAACGGCGCGTACTCCTCGGTGGTGGCCACCCTGGTCAAGACCGACACCGGCGCCGACTCGGTCTACGGCAACATGAGCACGTTCCTGCTGGAGAAGCAGCCCGGCTTCGGCGAGACCGCGCCCGGCCTCACCATCCCCGGCAAGATCGAGAAGATGGGCTACAAGGGGGTCGAGACCACCGAGATGGTGCTCGACGGGGTCACGGTGCCCGCCTCCGCCGTGCTCGGCGGCGAGGAGAAGGTCGGCCGGGGCTTCTACCAGATGATGGACGGCATCGAGGTGGGTCGGGTCAACGTGGCCGCCCGCGCCTGCGGCATCTCCATCCGCGCCTTCGAGCTGGCCGTCGCGTACGCCCAGCAGCGCCGCACCTTCGGCCAGCCCCTCGCGAAGCACCAGGCCGTCGCCTTCAAGCTCGCCGAGATGGGTACGAAGATCGAGGCGGCGCACGCCCTCATGGTCAACGCCGCCCGGCTCAAGGACGCCGGCCAGCGCAACGACGTCGAGGCCGGCATGGCCAAGCTGCTCGCCTCGGAATACTGCGCCGAGGTCGTCCAGGAGGCGTTCCGCATCCACGGCGGCTACGGCTACTCCAAGGAGTACGAGATCGAGCGGCTGATGCGGGAGGCCCCGTTCCTGCTCATCGGCGAGGGCACCTCGGAGATCCAGAAGACCATCATCTCCCGCGGCCTGCTCAAGCAGTACAAGCTCTGA
- the trxA gene encoding thioredoxin — protein MATVELTTANFEEVTERDGIVLLDFWADWCGPCKRFAPVYERSSEKHPDIVFGKVDTEAQQELGAKFNIRSIPTVMAIKDGVIVFAQPGALPESALENLIEQVEKLDMDEVRQQLAAQGHEH, from the coding sequence ATGGCAACGGTTGAGCTGACCACGGCCAACTTCGAAGAGGTGACCGAGCGCGACGGCATCGTCCTGCTCGACTTCTGGGCCGACTGGTGCGGTCCGTGCAAGCGCTTCGCGCCGGTCTACGAGCGCTCGTCCGAGAAGCACCCGGACATCGTCTTCGGCAAGGTCGACACGGAGGCGCAGCAGGAACTCGGGGCCAAGTTCAACATCCGCTCGATCCCCACGGTGATGGCGATCAAGGACGGCGTGATCGTCTTCGCGCAGCCGGGCGCCCTGCCCGAGTCCGCGCTGGAGAACCTGATCGAGCAGGTCGAGAAGCTGGACATGGACGAGGTCCGCCAGCAGCTGGCCGCGCAAGGCCACGAGCACTGA
- a CDS encoding DUF4190 domain-containing protein, producing the protein MSYPPPSGGWHDPYAPGQQSSPPADPTMPMGGSPIPSQPTSADPYAGAQPPPNAPPAAPYADPGYPPPGYPPAGDPYAAAGYPPPAYPAYAPAAAKTNTMAIVALVLALVGFASCITAPIGAILGHVARKQIRETGEQGEGMAKAAIIVGWILTGLMVLLIAVYVVVIIFAIASTDTGGSTPTF; encoded by the coding sequence ATGAGCTATCCCCCGCCGTCCGGTGGTTGGCACGACCCGTACGCGCCCGGCCAGCAGTCGAGCCCGCCCGCCGATCCGACCATGCCGATGGGCGGCAGCCCGATCCCGAGCCAGCCGACCTCGGCGGATCCGTACGCCGGCGCGCAGCCGCCACCGAACGCCCCGCCCGCGGCCCCGTACGCCGACCCCGGCTACCCGCCCCCCGGCTACCCGCCCGCCGGCGACCCGTACGCGGCCGCCGGCTACCCGCCGCCCGCCTACCCGGCGTACGCCCCCGCCGCCGCCAAGACCAACACCATGGCCATCGTGGCGCTGGTGCTGGCGCTGGTCGGCTTCGCCTCCTGCATCACCGCGCCGATCGGCGCGATCCTCGGACACGTCGCCCGCAAGCAGATCCGGGAGACGGGCGAGCAGGGCGAGGGGATGGCGAAGGCCGCCATCATCGTCGGCTGGATCCTCACCGGCCTGATGGTGCTGCTGATCGCCGTCTACGTGGTGGTGATCATCTTCGCGATCGCCAGCACCGACACCGGCGGCAGCACGCCCACCTTCTGA
- a CDS encoding thiol-disulfide oxidoreductase DCC family protein, giving the protein METSTFVYDGDCAFCTRCAQFIERRIPTGARVVPWQFADLAALGLTEAECEEAVQWVGADGSRAAGPDAIARLLGDSTPLWRTAGAGLRFPPVRAAAWPAYRWVARNRHRMPGGTAACALPQEARERLYGPTGRPAAGS; this is encoded by the coding sequence ATGGAGACGTCGACCTTCGTCTACGACGGCGACTGCGCGTTCTGCACCCGCTGCGCGCAGTTCATCGAGCGCCGGATCCCCACCGGCGCGCGGGTGGTGCCCTGGCAGTTCGCCGACCTGGCGGCGCTGGGGCTGACGGAGGCCGAGTGCGAGGAGGCGGTGCAGTGGGTGGGCGCCGACGGCTCCCGCGCCGCCGGCCCGGACGCCATCGCCAGACTGCTCGGCGACAGCACGCCGCTGTGGCGGACCGCCGGCGCCGGTCTGCGCTTCCCGCCGGTGCGGGCCGCCGCCTGGCCGGCGTACCGGTGGGTGGCCCGCAACCGGCACCGGATGCCGGGTGGCACGGCCGCGTGCGCGTTGCCCCAGGAGGCCCGGGAACGCCTCTACGGCCCGACCGGCCGTCCCGCCGCCGGATCCTGA
- a CDS encoding DUF4190 domain-containing protein, whose translation MSQPPGEPDQPPSPYEPPPYGQPYGHPQQPPWGQQPPYAPQPPYGQYGPPGQGPRPRGGGPNVLAILSLVFAFVFAPAGIVCGHLAKRQIRQTGEEGDQLASWGLILSYIFTAIGVLVCCGWIGLVIWANSDNGSYR comes from the coding sequence GTGAGCCAACCACCCGGCGAGCCGGACCAGCCGCCGTCGCCGTACGAGCCGCCGCCGTACGGGCAGCCGTACGGGCACCCGCAGCAGCCGCCGTGGGGCCAGCAGCCGCCGTACGCCCCGCAGCCCCCGTACGGGCAGTACGGGCCGCCCGGGCAGGGACCGCGACCACGCGGCGGCGGGCCGAACGTGCTGGCGATCCTGTCGCTGGTCTTCGCCTTCGTCTTCGCCCCGGCCGGCATCGTCTGCGGCCACCTGGCCAAGCGGCAGATCCGGCAGACCGGCGAGGAGGGCGACCAGCTCGCCAGCTGGGGGCTGATCCTCAGCTACATCTTCACCGCGATCGGGGTGCTCGTCTGCTGCGGCTGGATCGGCCTGGTCATCTGGGCGAACTCCGACAACGGCTCCTACCGCTGA
- a CDS encoding HTTM domain-containing protein, producing MTGWLTEAVPRGRVAAFRTLVYLFVAADLVVFTPWVRTRVDVPGDLYRPLLIGRLLGLPTPTPALVAVIFWGLLALSLLAATGRAPRLLGWAVFALYFEWMIVAMSYGKVDHDRFGLLVALAVLPTAGRARHGDPTRTEAGGWALRVTQIAVICTYFLAAWAKFRFGGLDWATGSVLARAIIRRGTELADVIAQVPHLLVVAQFGILAFELLSPLVFVLPQRWRLAAVGFFYSFHLVTIATITISFAPHLVAMTSFLPLEKVRPVVWARRLLTRGRGTPGSEAAPPTTATPATDAEPVAGPATGPEPAVGPAAGT from the coding sequence GTGACCGGCTGGCTGACCGAGGCGGTCCCGCGCGGCCGGGTGGCCGCCTTCCGTACCCTCGTCTACCTCTTCGTCGCCGCCGACCTGGTCGTCTTCACCCCCTGGGTACGCACCCGCGTCGACGTGCCCGGCGACCTCTACCGGCCGCTGCTGATCGGTCGACTGCTGGGCCTGCCGACCCCCACCCCGGCGCTGGTCGCCGTGATCTTCTGGGGGCTGCTGGCCCTCTCCCTGCTCGCCGCGACCGGGCGGGCGCCGCGCCTGCTCGGCTGGGCGGTCTTCGCGCTCTACTTCGAGTGGATGATCGTCGCGATGAGCTACGGCAAGGTCGACCACGACCGGTTCGGGCTGCTCGTCGCGCTGGCCGTCCTGCCCACCGCCGGGCGCGCCCGGCACGGCGACCCCACCCGCACGGAGGCTGGCGGCTGGGCGTTGCGGGTCACCCAGATCGCGGTCATCTGCACCTACTTCCTGGCGGCCTGGGCGAAATTCCGCTTCGGCGGCCTGGACTGGGCGACCGGATCCGTGCTGGCCCGGGCGATCATCCGCCGCGGCACCGAACTGGCCGACGTGATCGCCCAGGTGCCGCACCTGCTGGTCGTCGCGCAGTTCGGCATTCTCGCCTTCGAGCTGCTCAGCCCGCTGGTCTTCGTGCTACCCCAGCGGTGGCGGCTGGCCGCGGTGGGCTTCTTCTACTCGTTCCACCTGGTGACCATCGCGACGATCACCATCTCGTTCGCCCCGCACCTGGTGGCGATGACCAGCTTCCTGCCGCTGGAGAAGGTCCGCCCGGTGGTGTGGGCCCGCCGGCTGCTGACCCGTGGTCGCGGCACCCCCGGCAGCGAAGCGGCCCCGCCCACGACGGCCACCCCGGCCACCGACGCCGAGCCGGTCGCCGGCCCGGCGACGGGCCCCGAGCCGGCCGTCGGCCCGGCTGCCGGCACCTGA
- a CDS encoding CoA-binding protein, with the protein MRSAQQILADSAVIAVVGASRDPGKAAHRVPAEMRRYGWRIIPVNPTVDELFGEKAYPSLADIPHPVDLVDVFRPARDAVDVVRQAVAIGAPAVWLQLGIVSAQARQVAEEAGIDYVEDRCLIVERAAAGLTRLG; encoded by the coding sequence GTGCGTTCAGCTCAACAGATCCTCGCCGACTCCGCCGTGATCGCCGTCGTGGGCGCGTCCCGCGACCCGGGCAAGGCCGCGCACCGGGTGCCGGCGGAGATGCGACGGTACGGCTGGCGGATCATCCCGGTGAACCCGACGGTGGACGAGCTGTTCGGCGAGAAGGCGTACCCGTCGCTGGCCGACATCCCGCACCCGGTCGACCTGGTGGACGTGTTCCGTCCGGCCCGGGACGCGGTCGACGTGGTCCGGCAGGCGGTGGCGATCGGCGCGCCGGCGGTGTGGTTGCAGCTCGGGATCGTCTCGGCGCAGGCGCGGCAGGTCGCCGAGGAGGCGGGGATCGACTACGTCGAGGACCGCTGCCTCATCGTCGAGCGGGCCGCGGCGGGCCTGACCCGGCTCGGCTGA
- a CDS encoding SDR family NAD(P)-dependent oxidoreductase, giving the protein MAFDARGGRSRRNVSRPGLVRRTRGSHLAGPAEQDQPASLAEPVTMRLDGRVALVTGAGSPDGIGYATARRLADLGARVAIVSTTRRIHERAGELGVTGFVADLTDESEVGALADAVAEQVGDVEVLVNNAGLASRASPEVLRPVAQLSYDEWRGEIDRNLTTAFLCSRAFIGGMAERGWGRIVNLAATAGPVNALPTEAAYAAAKAGVVGLTRALAMEMIADGVTVNAVAPGTIHTAASTMAEIKQGLGTPVGRPGTPDEVAAAIAFLCSPAASYITGQMLVVDGGNSVREAQYR; this is encoded by the coding sequence ATGGCCTTTGACGCGCGCGGCGGTCGGTCGCGACGGAACGTGAGCCGCCCGGGGTTGGTGCGGCGCACTCGCGGCAGCCACCTGGCCGGGCCCGCCGAGCAGGACCAGCCGGCGTCCCTCGCCGAGCCGGTCACCATGCGCCTGGACGGCCGGGTCGCGCTGGTCACCGGCGCGGGCAGCCCCGACGGCATCGGGTACGCGACCGCGCGCCGCCTCGCCGACCTGGGGGCCCGGGTGGCGATCGTCTCCACCACCCGACGGATCCACGAGCGCGCCGGCGAGCTGGGGGTCACCGGCTTCGTGGCCGACCTCACCGACGAGTCCGAGGTGGGCGCGCTCGCCGACGCGGTGGCCGAGCAGGTCGGCGACGTCGAGGTGCTGGTCAACAACGCGGGCCTGGCCAGCCGGGCGAGCCCGGAGGTGCTGCGGCCGGTGGCCCAGCTCAGCTACGACGAGTGGCGCGGCGAGATCGACCGCAACCTGACCACCGCGTTCCTGTGCAGTCGGGCGTTCATCGGCGGGATGGCCGAGCGGGGCTGGGGGCGGATCGTCAACCTGGCCGCCACCGCCGGCCCGGTCAACGCGCTGCCCACCGAGGCCGCGTACGCGGCGGCGAAGGCGGGCGTGGTGGGCCTGACCCGGGCCCTGGCGATGGAGATGATCGCCGACGGGGTGACGGTGAACGCGGTCGCGCCCGGCACCATCCACACCGCGGCATCCACCATGGCGGAGATCAAACAGGGGCTCGGCACCCCGGTCGGCCGGCCCGGCACGCCCGACGAGGTGGCCGCCGCGATCGCCTTCCTCTGCTCGCCGGCCGCCTCGTACATCACCGGGCAGATGCTGGTGGTCGACGGCGGCAACAGTGTCCGGGAGGCGCAGTACCGCTGA
- a CDS encoding HpcH/HpaI aldolase/citrate lyase family protein has product MAAVGRPRRSCLAVPGSSVKMLGKAQGLPADQVFLDLEDAVAPLAKPEARKNIVAALNEGDWAGKTRVVRVNDLTTPWTYRDVIEVVEGAGANLDCVMLPKVQNAGHVQWLDLTLTQIEKTLGLEVGRIGIEAQIENAAGLVNVDAIAAASPRVETIIFGPADFMASINMRSLAVGALIPDYPGDPYHYILMRILMAARMHDKQAVDGPFLQIRDVDGFREVAGRSAALGFDGKWVLHPGQIDAANEVYSPAQADYDHAELILDAYDWYTSEAGGKLGAVMLGDEMIDEASRKMALVIAAKGRAAGMTRTSSFTPPGE; this is encoded by the coding sequence ATGGCCGCTGTCGGTCGCCCCCGCCGGTCCTGCCTCGCGGTACCCGGCTCCAGCGTCAAGATGCTCGGCAAGGCGCAGGGCCTCCCCGCGGACCAGGTCTTCCTCGACCTGGAGGACGCGGTCGCACCGCTGGCCAAGCCGGAAGCCCGCAAGAACATCGTCGCCGCGTTGAACGAGGGTGACTGGGCCGGCAAGACCCGGGTGGTCCGGGTCAACGACCTGACCACGCCGTGGACGTACCGGGACGTGATCGAGGTCGTCGAGGGTGCCGGCGCCAATCTGGACTGCGTCATGCTGCCGAAGGTGCAGAACGCCGGCCATGTGCAGTGGCTGGATCTGACCCTCACCCAGATCGAGAAGACGCTCGGCCTGGAGGTCGGCCGGATCGGCATCGAGGCGCAGATCGAGAACGCCGCCGGGCTGGTCAACGTGGACGCGATCGCGGCCGCCTCGCCCCGGGTCGAGACGATCATCTTCGGCCCGGCCGACTTCATGGCCTCGATCAACATGAGGTCGCTGGCGGTCGGCGCGCTGATCCCGGACTACCCGGGCGACCCCTACCACTACATCCTGATGCGCATCCTGATGGCCGCCCGGATGCACGACAAGCAGGCCGTCGACGGCCCGTTCCTGCAGATCCGGGACGTGGACGGGTTCCGCGAGGTGGCCGGGCGGTCGGCGGCGCTGGGTTTCGACGGCAAGTGGGTGCTGCACCCGGGCCAGATCGACGCGGCCAACGAGGTCTACTCGCCCGCGCAGGCCGACTACGACCACGCCGAGCTGATCCTCGACGCGTACGACTGGTACACCTCGGAGGCGGGCGGGAAGCTCGGCGCGGTGATGCTCGGCGACGAGATGATCGACGAGGCGTCCCGCAAGATGGCCCTGGTGATCGCCGCCAAGGGGCGTGCGGCCGGGATGACGCGTACCTCGTCCTTCACGCCGCCCGGGGAGTGA
- a CDS encoding Rv2578c family radical SAM protein — protein sequence MRWDNLSAPPDEGTPDGAAPAAPPLPLALPGAVARTFDTPGFAGMTFYEVQAKSIINRVPGQSRVPFEWTINPYRGCSHACRYCFARNTHTYLDLDAGADFDRKVIVKVNAGELVRRELAAPRWRGAHIAMGTNVDCYQRAEGRYALMPPIIEALRDFANPFSILTKGTLLLRDLPLLRQAAEVTRVALSYSVGFVDEALWRAVEPGTPGPRRRLEAVRQLTDAGFEVGVLMAPILPGLSDDEESIDATVAAVAASGATGVTPLPLHLRPGAREWYAHWLARDFPHLVPRYRQLYRSGAYAPQAYQREVTARVRMAARRHGLHRGEAGDNRRLPEPPPTPADQLTLL from the coding sequence ATGCGCTGGGACAACCTCTCCGCTCCCCCGGACGAGGGGACTCCCGACGGGGCAGCGCCGGCGGCTCCACCCCTGCCGCTGGCGCTCCCCGGCGCCGTCGCCCGCACCTTCGACACCCCCGGCTTCGCCGGCATGACGTTCTACGAGGTGCAGGCGAAGTCGATCATCAACCGGGTGCCCGGCCAGTCCCGCGTCCCGTTCGAGTGGACGATCAACCCGTACCGGGGCTGTAGTCATGCATGCCGCTACTGCTTCGCCCGCAACACCCACACCTACCTCGACCTCGACGCCGGCGCGGACTTCGACCGGAAGGTGATCGTCAAGGTCAACGCCGGCGAGCTGGTCCGTCGCGAGCTGGCCGCCCCACGCTGGCGCGGCGCGCACATCGCCATGGGCACCAACGTGGACTGCTACCAGCGGGCCGAGGGGCGCTACGCCCTCATGCCGCCGATCATCGAGGCGCTGCGGGACTTCGCGAACCCGTTCTCGATCCTCACCAAGGGCACGCTGCTGCTTCGGGACCTGCCGCTGCTGCGCCAGGCCGCCGAGGTCACCCGGGTCGCGCTGTCGTACTCGGTGGGGTTCGTCGACGAGGCGCTGTGGCGGGCGGTCGAGCCGGGCACCCCCGGCCCGCGCCGCCGGCTGGAGGCGGTACGCCAGCTCACCGACGCCGGGTTCGAGGTGGGGGTGCTGATGGCACCGATCCTGCCCGGGCTGAGCGACGACGAGGAGTCGATCGACGCCACCGTGGCCGCCGTCGCCGCGTCCGGGGCCACCGGCGTCACCCCACTGCCGCTGCACCTGCGCCCCGGCGCCCGGGAGTGGTACGCGCACTGGCTGGCCCGCGACTTCCCGCACCTGGTCCCCCGCTACCGGCAGCTCTACCGCTCCGGCGCGTACGCGCCGCAGGCCTACCAGCGGGAGGTGACCGCGCGGGTGCGGATGGCGGCCCGCCGGCACGGCCTGCACCGGGGCGAGGCCGGCGACAACCGGCGGCTGCCCGAGCCGCCACCGACCCCGGCGGACCAGTTGACGCTGCTCTAG
- a CDS encoding MaoC family dehydratase, translating to MQFGRYYEEFEVGAVYRHWPGKTVTEYDDHLFCLLTMNHHPLHMDAHYAGTATQFKRNVVVGNYIYSLLLGMSVPDVSGKAIANLEVESLRHVAPTFHGDTIYGETTVLDKRESASKPDRGVVAVETRGYNQDGTLVCVFRRKVMVPKKEYAAAALPEGVDPERPSFPEPR from the coding sequence ATGCAGTTCGGCCGCTACTACGAGGAGTTCGAGGTCGGCGCGGTCTACCGGCACTGGCCGGGCAAGACGGTCACCGAGTACGACGACCACCTCTTCTGCCTGCTCACCATGAACCACCACCCGCTGCACATGGACGCCCACTACGCCGGGACGGCGACCCAGTTCAAGCGCAACGTGGTGGTCGGCAACTACATCTACTCCCTGCTTCTGGGCATGTCGGTGCCGGACGTCAGCGGCAAGGCGATCGCCAACCTGGAGGTCGAGTCCCTGCGGCACGTCGCCCCGACCTTCCACGGCGACACCATCTACGGCGAGACGACGGTGCTGGACAAGCGGGAGTCCGCCTCGAAGCCGGACCGCGGCGTGGTGGCCGTGGAGACCCGGGGCTACAACCAGGACGGCACCCTGGTCTGCGTGTTCCGGCGCAAGGTCATGGTGCCGAAGAAGGAGTACGCGGCGGCGGCCCTGCCCGAGGGGGTCGACCCGGAGCGACCCAGCTTCCCCGAGCCGCGCTGA